A part of Fusarium oxysporum Fo47 chromosome III, complete sequence genomic DNA contains:
- a CDS encoding DAD family-domain-containing protein, translated as MAAKKNVRDITPSAAATTQASTTSAGSVPPQPQPKPVAIAKNEIKGEVQWDKVVQNLYNHYVNNTPQRIKLVDAFMVFLVVVGVLQFINCALAGTFPFNAFLSGFCVTVGQFVLTASLRLQTNEAVKNDCPSVSPERFVELEFKGDPTLTFSRAFADYIVCSLILHFFAINFIN; from the exons ATGGCGGCTAAGAAGAACGTCCGCGATATCACCCCCTCGGCCGCTGCTACCACTCAGgccagcaccaccagcgCTGGTTCagttcctcctcagcctcagcccaAGCCCGTGGCTATCGCCAAGAACGAAATTAAGGGCGAAGTTCAGTGGGACAAGGTAGTCCAGAACCTCTACAATCACTACGTCAACAATACTCCTCAGCGCATCAAGTTGGTTGATGCTTTTATGGTCTTCCTTGTTGTCGTTGGTGTTCTCCAATTCATCAACTGCGCCCTCGCTGGCACCTTC CCCTTCAACGCTTTCCTGTCCGGCTTCTGTGTGACAGTTGGGCAGTTCGTCTTGACTG CTTCGCTACGACTCCAAACAAATGAGGCTGTCAAGAACGATTGCCCCTCAGTATCCCCCGAAAGGTTTGTCGAACTCGAGTTTAAAGGAGACCCAACACTAACCTTCTCCAGAGCTTTCGCCGACTACATCGTCTGCAGCTTGATCCTGCATTTCTTCGCCATCAACTTCATTAACTAG
- a CDS encoding RNA methyltransferase, producing MSSSGVEMSLDDSEYSMKPAEELPLTDDCHHYQGKHEVPWDIQKYFAQRYSIFSLYDYGVYMTDDAWFGVTPEPVANQVAHDMYGTDQKKHILIDVFGGAGGNSIAFALSERWSRVISIERDPSTLACAQNNAKVYGIAPGLITWVLGDSFEYLDKLFNHTEELHPNLRVSLDETVLFASPPWGGPGYRTDEVFNLYNMQPYNLDDLHTAYNRLDHALFLPRTSDIRQIARLAPPDRKVEVVQYCMEGASKALVAYLPGKYSKARQ from the exons ATGAGTAGTTCAGGAGTAGAAATGTCGCTGGACGACTCCGAGTACTCTATGAAGCCAGCTGAGGAGCTGCCTCTTACTGATGATTGTCACCACTATCAAGGAAAGCATGAGGTACCATGGGATATTCAAAA ATACTTTGCGCAGCGCTATTCGATCTTCTCATTGTATGACTATGGAGTTTACATGACAGACGATGCCTGGTTCGGTGTAACGCCCGAGCCAGTAGCAAA CCAAGTTGCTCATGATATGTACGGTACCGACCAAAAGAAGCATATCCTGATCGATGTCTTTGGTGGTGCAGGCGGTAACAGTATTGCCTTTGCTCTTTCTGAACGATGGAGTCGCGTTATCTCTATCGAACGCGACCCTTCAACCTTAGCCTGTGCCCAGAATAACGCCAAGGTCTATGGTATCGCGCCGGGGCTAATTACGTGGGTTCTTGGTGATAGCTTCGAGTACCTCGACAAGTTATTCAATCACACAGAAGAACTGCACCCAAATCTAAGAGTAAGCCTTGACGAAACAGTACTGTTTGCAAGTCCACCTTGGGGCGGCCCTGGATACCGCACTGATGAAGTATTTAATCTTTACAATATGCAGCCGTATAATCTTGACGATTTACACACTGCATACAACAGGCTGGATCATGCGTTGTTTCTACCGCGGACGAGCGATATTCGACAAATCGCTAGACTAGCACCTCCTGATAGGAAAGTTGAGGTTGTTCAATACTGCATGGAGGGTGCCAGCAAGGCCCTGGTGGCTTACCTTCCAGGGAAATACTCAAAAGCCCGCCAGTGA
- a CDS encoding rDNA-binding RNA polymerase I transcriptional factor, translated as MRPFTPATRNFSGPVPRSSTPVRSILKPASVLGRRKAEYAGLSDPVDAPESPTKRRKIFIDETRNVTYEVGRRTMDEVKLEVRTALEEHLRGNDSQYDTLKELFASDKQRYLPPVVGEEDDTLKPHELQVYVVALTGCVPILKNRLCNGLVHTVLNCSWLGRDDAFVKVFTHFLAALVSAQGSYLSPVLMMMVGKFSDSRSSVWSVPDFPEVSRETMRNRLHSTLHYLLQMFPSAISVLEELLVSKLPFHNESMRVHMAYVDNLLRIKDYVPDSRDEVFDIILKRVVQIDSQMQTDLEDLDDDVTAAVMYALREHSEGDEWENDDDSDDESDAESVHSDDPDFDENIARIKSIKGSVEKMDAMMDTLFSVYTPHFTNPGSDTAFDMFTVLLREFEQLVLPTYKSRHTQFLIFHFAQMHERLTDAFCGQLIATAFQGNTPNVLKQSAAAYLASFVARGAHLPSGLIRSIFGLLLHHLDQYRKKYEPLCRGPDLMRFTPYYSLVQATLYIFCFRWQDLIVSTPEFVDPEDPASYIGQEMEWMGTCRKDLSVQIFSKLNPLKVCAPVIVEEFAKISHRLNFMYVYPLVESNKRVRLTQYLTATYSTGGALRDAGYETQDESFHQLDPYFPFDPYQLPVSKRWLENDYVHWKAVQGLNAEDEDDSDDDIDDDLDEDEIEEGTATDSDGEDYE; from the coding sequence ATGAGACCCTTTACACCTGCGACCAGGAATTTCTCTGGTCCTGTTCCAAGGAGCTCCACGCCTGTCCGCTCCATCCTCAAGCCTGCATCTGTCTTGGGGAGGAGAAAGGCCGAGTATGCTGGACTAAGCGACCCCGTCGACGCACCCGAGAGCCCCACGAAACGCCGCAAAATCTTTATAGACGAAACCCGAAACGTGACGTACGAAGTCGGACGACGGACCATGGATGAGGTGAAGCTCGAAGTCAGGACTGCCCTTGAAGAGCACCTGAGAGGAAACGATAGTCAATACGACACATTGAAGGAACTCTTCGCTAGCGACAAACAGCGGTACCTACCACCCGTCGttggagaggaagatgataCCCTGAAGCCCCATGAACTCCAGGTTTACGTGGTGGCTCTTACTGGATGTGTCCCCATTCTCAAAAACAGGCTCTGTAATGGTCTCGTCCATACTGTTCTGAATTGCTCCTGGCTTGGACGAGACGATGCCTTCGTGAAAGTGTTTACTCATTTCCTGGCGGCCCTGGTCAGCGCCCAGGGTTCGTACCTGTCACCcgttctgatgatgatggtgggGAAATTCTCCGATAGTCGATCTTCAGTGTGGAGTGTCCCGGATTTCCCTGAGGTCAGCCGCGAGACCATGCGCAATCGACTACACAGCACCCTGCACTATTTGCTCCAGATGTTTCCTTCCGCAATTTCAGTGCTCGAGGAACTCCTCGTGAGCAAGTTGCCGTTCCACAACGAGTCCATGCGTGTACACATGGCGTATGTCGACAACCTTCTTCGTATCAAGGACTATGTGCCCGACTCGCGTGACGAAGTTTTTGATATTATCCTGAAACGAGTTGTCCAGATCGACTCTCAGATGCAAACCGATCTGGAAGATCTCGACGATGATGTAACTGCTGCCGTCATGTACGCGCTGCGAGAACATTCAGAAGGAGACGAGTGGGAGAACGATGACGACTCCGACGACGAGAGCGATGCGGAATCGGTCCACAGCGACGACCCCGATTTCGATGAAAATATCGCCAGAATCAAGTCGATCAAGGGAAGTGTTGAAAAGATGGATGCCATGATGGACACACTGTTCAGCGTCTACACTCCTCATTTTACCAACCCTGGGTCGGACACGGCATTCGACATGTTTACTGTCCTATTACGCGAGTTTGAACAGCTGGTGCTGCCCACATACAAGTCTCGACACACGCAATTCCTCATTTTTCATTTTGCCCAGATGCATGAGCGCCTCACAGACGCATTCTGCGGCCAGCTTATTGCCACTGCGTTCCAGGGCAACACGCCCAACGTCCTCAAACAATCTGCCGCAGCATATCTCGCCAGTTTCGTGGCTCGTGGCGCCCATCTACCAAGTGGCCTGATCCGAAGTATCTTTGGGCTTCTTTTACATCACTTGGACCAGTACCGCAAGAAATATGAACCCTTATGTCGGGGACCAGACCTGATGCGATTCACGCCATACTACAGCCTCGTTCAAGCCACACTCTACATATTCTGCTTCCGCTGGCAGGACTTGATCGTATCGACTCCGGAGTTTGTGGACCCCGAGGATCCAGCTTCATACATTGGTCAGGAGATGGAGTGGATGGGAACATGCAGAAAAGATCTTTCCGTGCAGATCTTCAGCAAACTCAACCCTCTCAAGGTCTGTGCGCCCGTAATCGTCGAGGAATTCGCCAAGATCTCACATCGTCTCAATTTTATGTACGTCTATCCGTTGGTGGAGAGCAACAAACGTGTTCGCTTGACGCAATATCTCACGGCCACCTACTCAACAGGAGGAGCCCTTCGAGATGCTGGTTATGAGACGCAAGATGAGAGCTTCCATCAGTTAGACCCTTATTTCCCATTCGACCCTTATCAGCTGCCAGTTAGTAAAAGGTGGCTCGAGAACGACTACGTGCATTGGAAGGCGGTGCAAGGGCTAAACGcggaggacgaggacgacagcgatgatgatattgatgacGACCTTGATGAGGACGAGATTGAGGAGGGCACAGCGACGGATAGCGATGGTGAAGATTACGAATAG
- a CDS encoding HAD-like domain-containing protein: MGSTPEYNLPPQELTFDGFLFDMDGTIIDSTEAVVKHWETIGNEIGVAPEVILETSHGRRSIDILKILAPEKANWDYVRDMEGRLPKYHGHEAVEIPGARSMLEALIARSSPWAIVTSGTVPLVTGWLRARDLPTPPSDHLVTAESVENGKPDPACYRLGRERLSLQAEDAQVLVLEDSPAGIRAGKAAGCKVLGLVTSHTVEQVIAAEPDWVVRDLSSVKVLRSEGGKVTIEISNALRI, encoded by the exons ATGGGATCAACTCCGGAATACAACCTGCCCCCGCAGGAGCTTACATTTGACGGGTTTCTCTTCGATATGGACGGTACTATTATCGACTCCACGGAAGCAGTAGTGAAGCACTGGGAAAC AATTGGGAATGAGATAGGCGTTGCCCCCGAAGTTATCCTTGAGACTTCTCATGGACGACGAAGCATCGACATTCTCAAGATTCTCGCACCTGAAAAGGCGAACTGGGATT ATGTACGTGACATGGAAGGACGTCTACCCAAGTACCACGGCCACGAGGCTGTCGAGATACCTGGCGCCCGTTCCATGCTAGAAGCACTTATCGCCAGATCTAGCCCATGGGCGATCGTCACCTCGGGCACCGTCCCTCTCGTCACCGGATGGCTACGTGCTCGAGACCTGCCCACACCGCCGTCGGATCACCTCGTCACGGCAGAGTCCGTCGAGAATGGTAAACCTGACCCCGCCTGCTACCGCCTCGGCCGTGAGCGTCTCAGTCTGCAGGCTGAGGACGCCCAggtcctcgtcctcgaggaCAGCCCAGCAGGGATCCGCGCAGGAAAAGCAGCAGGCTGCAAAGTTCTCGGCCTGGTAACTAGCCATACCGTTGAGCAGGTCATCGCTGCAGAACCAGACTGGGTCGTTCGAGACCTCTCCTCAGTCAAGGTGCTTCGGAGCGAGGGCGGAAAGGTGACTATCGAGATTTCAAATGCGCTCCGAATATAA
- a CDS encoding transmembrane proteins 14C-domain-containing protein, with product MATVNYHDLELPAYILGALTAGGGIMGYARTRSVPSIVAGCAVGFLYALGGYRIQNEQPYGVELGLLASVILGGSAFPRALRLRKPVPILLSVISAFGLFTYGSALRRRA from the exons ATG GCCACCGTCAATTACCACGATCTTGAGCTTCCCGCCTACATCCTCGGTGCTCTGACCGCAGGAGGCGGTATCATGGGATACGCGCGCACACGATCTGTTCCTTCAATCGTTGCTGGCTGCGCTGTTGGATTTTTAT ATGCTCTTGGTGGCTATCGCATTCAGAATGAGCAGCCTTATGGAGTCGAGCTTGGCCTTTTAGCCTCCGTCATTCTTGGGGGATCTGCTTTCCCCCGAGCCCTTCGTCTGAGGAAACCGGTTCCAATTCTTCTCAGTGTCATTTCAGCATTTGGCCTCTTCACTTACGGTTCTGCTCTTCGAAGGAGGGCCTGA
- a CDS encoding histone-fold-containing protein: MSDSPQSAAPKEVDHGAPSPDDEAQMNEQQDPQAANSAGYEYEGVKEQDRWLPIANAHPAVHIWIPLMSCDSSPKSPKAPRASKADRADELDANIRNFAPVARIMKNALPENAKIAKEAKECMQECVSEFISFITSEASEKCQQEKRKTVNGEDILFAMTSLGFENYAEALKVYLSKYREQQNQSNRDRVGMDSNPQWLNDAKPEPSAVGEFGQDGNGVEAGGDPNYIYASQPGHNGNAAEGY, from the exons ATGTCGGATTCCCCCCAATCCGCTGCTCCCAAGGAGGTTGACCATGGTGCACCGTCACCCGACGACGAAGCACAAATGAACGAGCAACAAGACCCACAAGCCGCAAACTCAGCGGGCTACGAGTATGAGGGTGTAAAGGAACAGGATCGATGGTTGCCTATAGCCAATG CCCACCCAGCCGTGCATATCTGGATCCCTCTCATGTCTTGCGATTCGTCCCCCAAATCACCCAAAGCGCCTCGCGCCTCTAAGGCCGACAgggctgatgagcttgatgctaACATTCGAAACTTTGCTCCAGTTGCTCGTATCATGAAAAACGCACTACCTGAAAACGCAAAGATCGCGAAAGAGGCCAAGGAGTGTATGCAAGAATGTGTCAGCGAATTTATCTCTTTCATCACGAGCGAGG CGTCGGAGAAATGCCAGCAAGAGAAACGCAAGACCGTCAATGGGGAAGACATTCTTTTCGCCATGACGTCTCTCGGTTTCGAGAACTACGCGGAAGCGCTGAAAGTTTATCTCAGCAAGTACAGAGAG caacagaaTCAGTCGAACCGCGATCGAGTGGGGATGGATAGTAATCCACAATGGCTGAATGATGCCAAACCAGAGCCCAGTGCCGTGGGCGAGTTTGGACAGGACGGAAACGGCGTCGAAGCTGGGGGTGATCCCAACTACATTTATGCCTCACAACCTGGCCACAATGGCAACGCTGCCGAGGGCTACTAA
- a CDS encoding GRASP55/65 PDZ-like domain-containing protein: MFNALNRFISRLDGDVQQQRQQERGSFGFQVLRNTNLELAIEPWFDFIVGINGRPIEDPEPALFSQEVRNCAGSTVTLGLWNAKGQRTREIHAPVALDTASLGLSLQYAPLALAANIWHVLDVPANSPADAAGLLPYSDYILGSPEGALYGEGGLGELVEDFIGRPMRIWVYNNEYNVTREVTIQPSRDWGGQGALGCVLGYGALHRIPPPLSEPVDAPGETMFDGATNEKSEDAFIPAVGGSEPAPPAGDFLVPAQMIGDAPVSAPPRGAGKKKERHGHNPSRLMDDYFKEEEEKSRAVDNAPSARNSPAPPPPKGGPPRDSPKPETQASGGEAE, encoded by the exons ATGTTCAATGCACTAAACCGCTTCATCTCGCGCCTGGACGGAGACGTCCAGCAACAGAGGCAACAAGAGCGAGGCTCATTCGGCTTCCAGGTGCTGCGCAATACCAACCTGGAGCTTGCTATCGAACCCTGGTTCGACTTTATTGTTGGAATCAATGGTAGACCTATT GAAGACCCTGAACCAGCCCTGTTCAGCCAGGAAGTGAGAAACTGCGCGGGCAGCACAGTTACCCTGGGATTGTGGAACGCAAAA GGCCAAAGAACGAGAGAAATCCATGCTCCTGTTGCGTTAGATACTGCATCCCTCGGTCTCTCGCTCCAATACGCTCCGCTGGCCCTCGCCGCCAACATCTGGCACGTTCTTGATGTCCCCGCCAATTCTCCCGCCGATGCCGCCGGTCTTCTGCCATACAGTGACTATATCCTCGGTAGTCCTGAGGGTGCGTTATATGGCGAGGGTGGCCTGGGCGAGCTTGTCGAGGACTTTATCGGACGGCCGATGCGAATCTGGGTCTACAACAACGAATACAATGTCACCAGAGAAGTCACAATACAGCCTAGCAGGGATTGGGGTGGCCAAGGAGCGCTGGGTTGCGTGCTTGGATACGGAGCCCTTCACAGGATACCTCCACCTCTGAGCGAGCCCGTTGATGCCCCTGGCGAGACGATGTTCGACGGAGCCACCAATGAGAAGAGTGAGGACGCATTTATTCCTGCGGTAGGTGGCTCGGAGCCTGCCCCTCCCGCAGGAGACTTTTTGGTGCCTGCACAGATGATAGGTGATGCTCCAGTGAGTGCACCGCCAAGGGGAgctgggaagaagaaggaacgCCATGGCCACAACCCCAGCAGGCTGATGGATGACTACTttaaagaggaggaagagaagagtcGGGCTGTGGACAATGCACCTTCGGCTAGGAACTCACCAGCCCCTCCCCCACCAAAAGGCGGTCCTCCAAGGGACTCACCAAAGCCGGAGACTCAGGCCAGTGGTGGTGAAGCAGAATGA
- a CDS encoding Prefoldin beta-like protein — MSSAAQVPAKKQQDLQVTYSNYKNTLQQIAQRIGDIEQEAEEHKLVLETLEPLSEDRKCFRLINGVLVERTVKDVVPALKTNQEGLRKVLDDLVKQYKTKQDDLEKWKKKNNVQVVQQ, encoded by the exons atgTCTTCAGCGGCTCAGGTACCTGCTAAGAAGCAGCAAG ATCTTCAAGTCACCTACTCCAACTACAAGAACACTCTTCAGCAAATAGCTCAGAGAATTGGTGACATTGAGCAAGAAGCCGAGGAGCACAA GCTTGTTTTGGAGACACTAGAACCCCTTTCAGAAGACAGAAAGTGTTTCCGTCTCATCAACGGTGTGCTTGTTGAGAGGACGGTCAAGGATGTAGTACCAGCCCTCAAGACCAACCAAGAAGGGCTTCGCAAGGTGCTGGATGATTTGGTGAAGCAATACAAGACGAAGcaggatgatcttgagaagtgGAAG aagaagaacaatgTGCAGGTTGTACAGCAATAA